DNA from Macrobrachium rosenbergii isolate ZJJX-2024 chromosome 21, ASM4041242v1, whole genome shotgun sequence:
AAGGCGACTTTCTTTCGCTTCTCCCTCCACGTTGTTTTGTGCTTTCTTTGCTTTCGTTTTCCTTCAGctttctcctttgtttgttttctgaGGGGTTTCTTATATTACTTATTAACatagactttctttttttctttctacctatTTTTCATAAcgttacttgtattttttatgagtctggttgcatctctctctctctctttcttcttccgtATTTTGTACTgaggtttatttacttttaaatatttatttgcttgttcatTTCTAACTGGTTTCATaacctttcttttaatttctttgagtctggttgcacctctctctctctctctctctctctctctctctctctctctctctctctctctctctctctctccccccacttaTCATGACTTCTTCATAACATTCCCGACTGCACTCCCTATCTTGTGTTTCAGTTCATCAAAACGAGAGAAGGATACTTTCGTACGACCCAACAATAGCAACAAATCGGATAATGTttgctaacagaaaaaaataaataaatcagtcgtATAATTCAATCGTAATCATGTAACCATCGCAAACCGCAATTAATTGCTCAGTTGCTTTCAAGCAACGGATTCGTGAGTGGTTTTTGCGCCCACTTCGCATGAGTGGATAGCACCCAGAGGACACGATTTAACCCAAACAAGTtttgactggatttttttttttattaccaaaaataaaaatgatttacttgtGATATAAAGTATTCATTCGTGATTGGCTCTTGGATATCCCGTGATAAAGGGCGGAGTGAAAGTGTGGAGTGGAAGTTTTATATCGTTTTTGACGGGAGTTTATACATGCTTCTCATGCTATTTACTCGTCGCCTACAGTGGTTCAACTGCGCATGCCCCGACCCTGAAGGGACTCTCACGCCTGGAGTACTAAGGAAACCCGCTGACCAGCCAGAAGACGCCATACTCGGGAGACCATCGTGAACTGGTCCTATTGTTTATGCTCAGCTTTCGCGTGGGTGGATGGGGTTGAGTTTGGTATGCTTGCCAGAGGTtaccattaagaaaaaaaaaaaaaaaaaaagctttagtgAAGTCGACTCTAAGCATTCGAACCCAACGCAAAGTGGTCAAGGACGGTTCTCTGCTTGAAGAGTTTCCCGGTGACCTTAAGTTCTCAAGATTTTAAAGGGACCCGTTAACGACTAGGCTTAACTCACCCCCTTATCATTAtcctttcaaaaaattaattttaatcttataaaCGCAAAACGTTACCAGTTTCCCATCTCAGTTTAATGATGATCAAATgcagaaaataatgtaaaaaaaaaaaatttagtgaatTAACAAATCATACAACAGTCAATAACTATCAAGGATTTCAGGACGCCAGATATTTTGATTCATCATGTACCAAGACGACTGATGACGACGTGACAGCAGGGTatgcccccgcccccgccccctctgaaatatatttttctgaatttcacattctttcctctttttgacttttttgttttccctctccATCTTGTCTGACGATTGGCAATTAAGTGGCAATGCGTTTGAGGGCAATGCATTCGTAAATGCGCTCTACTCGGTATCTTATAGGTAATGTTCTCTTACTTCAGAAGCAGGTAACTATTTATTCATTGTGACATTTAACTTTCCCATCtgcaaggtatttattactattaatcaTGCATCACTCAGTGTAATCTAAACATTAGATATAATTAAGAGTATTTTCCATacgggattaaaaaaaatatattaaatttttgcgcATAAGGAGAAATAGGACCAAGTACGTAAGAAGCGTTTTACTCCTTTTGTAATCTGTGCGGTTATCCGGTGAATCTACTTGTGAACGGTTTTTATTTAAATGCCCAAAAATCCAGTTGTTTTCCACcctattttattttgagttaaaaGCCAAATTTACTGATATTAAAAAGGAGGAATTTCTCCGAAGACTCAACCAGAAGAGACCTTGGAGAATGGCTTGTTGGATTCCTAAAATGCTCACGATGCTTTCTCTGTCAATCACGTGGTCTTCACACAGCTGTTTGGCAAGAATCATTTGTTTATATCCTTACCCAGTATACGTTAATGTCTGCCAAACTTGGgttaaatttgaatttataaGTGGGATTGCGTACAGGAGTCAGGTCTAAGTCCTCTCTGCCAGAGTGCAAAATCACTGCATAAAATTAAATCTCCCTTCAgctttgtttgaattttttcttagcgtctgtttttttcaagaatttgtgGTATTTTTGCATTCGTTGAGGTTAGCCTCTGCTTTCCATGAATTTCCTCTTCGCTCTTTTAATCAGTATTGTTTTCATTCATACCGTAATGCTAAGAAATCTTCATTTCAGCTTTCTTAACTTATGACTAATGTCAAAGCATTTTTGTGGGTCAAACCGAAAGGCCATTGTCTTGAATAAATGGGAATTTCATacaagaatgtaaaaataaaagagaaacagttTTAAGTGAAGACAGGACTAATATAATAGataaggaaaggaaggaggaacaagtaagtgaataaataagaaagtgaTTGATGATAATGAATTAATGCTGACGTTAATTACTTCCTACATGAATTCGATGACAGTGAGTGATTGATggacagaaaattaataattttatttgctgtcCTCCTTCCGTTACATGAACTACGCGGCACCTGTCTCCATGTTTATCAATAATCTATTCTACGAAACCTCTTCTTATTGCCTCTTTCATAGTCACTAGACTTACTGGCCCTAAACTCAGAGTTAGGCACTGAGTGGCCAATTAAAGGAGCAAATGGGTCTGTCCTATATTTTGCTCCACTCCgtccttcattttgttttccccCTTGTCAGTCATGGCCTCTTTCATTCTTGTCTGGGTGACTTGTGCTTTTCCTCACTTTTGcaaaactgttatttttcttaCGGCAGGAAAATGCCTCGTAATTCGGATTAGTCTTGGGCGATGGGCATCACGTGTCTATCTCCATCTGTTATTATTACccatctgtttatctatatattttcattcaagaattCTAGAATACTCAGTaattaaaaagcacaaaaatgatatgaaaataattcgTAAGCACTAATTTCATATTCCCATTTGTTGACTCCAGAATCGACAACGCACCATGAACATCCTCGTCTGCCTGTCAGCACTCATCGCCTCTGCAGTTGGCCGCTACGCCTACAGATTCTCAGATGGGTACCTGGACATTCTAGGGGGCGAACCCAACCGAGTTTTTGACTGCACGGGACGCCCCTACGGTTACTACGCTGACGTTGCCACCGGTtgccaggtcttccacatctgccTGCCAATACCCAACGCAGCTGGGGACGTCGTCGACATGGCGCAGTACTCCTTCTTCTGCGGGAACCAGACGGTCTTCAGTCAAGATTCCCTCACTTGTGCTCACCCTCAGTTTGCCTTTCCCTGCGAGGAATCGGAGCTTCTCTTTGACATCTCCAACGCCGATTTTGGTGTCATCCCTGATAAGGACAGAAACAGCGGCGATTTTGGCAGGAGGACGCCAAGTACTGGAACCACCAACGACAATTTCGGCAGAAGTGTAGCAGTTGCTGGAACTGCTAGCAGCGATTTAAGAAGTGGAACAACTAATGATGGAACTGCCACCAGCGAGAATAGGACAGCCTTTAGTGTTGGAGCTGCTAGCAGTGATTTAAGCAGTGAGGCACCTAATGCTGGAAGTGTCAACAGCGAGAGCAGGACAACCTTTAGTGCCGCAACTGCTGGCAGTGATTTAAGCAGTGGGGCACTTAGTACTGGAACTGGAAGCAGCAATTTAAGCAGTGGGACTCCTACTCCTGGAACTGCTAGCAACAGTTTAATCAGTGGGACACCAAATGCTGGAACTGCTCGCAACAATTTGATCAGTGGGACACCTAATGCTGGAACTGCTAGCAGCAATTTAATCAGTGGGAAACCTAATGCTGGAACTGCTACAAGCAATTTAATCAGAGGGACACCAAATGGTAGAACTGGTAGCAGCAATTTAACAAGTGGCACACCTAATTCTGGAACTGCTAGCAACAATTTAAACAGTGTGACACCTAATGTTGGAACTGCTAGAAGCAATTTAATCAGCGGGACACCTAATGCCGGAACTATTAGCATCGATTCAGTCAGTGGGACACCTAATACTGGAACTACTAGAGGCAGTTCAATCAGTAGAACATCTAATGCTGGAACTGCTAGCAGCGATTTAGTCAGTGGAACACCTAGTTATGGAACTGCCAGCAGCGAGAGCAGGACAACCTTAAGTGCTGGAACTGCTAGCAGCAATTTAATCAGAGGGATACTTAATGCTGGAAGTGCTGGCAGCAATTTAATCAGCAGGACACCTAGTGCTGGTTTTGCTGACAGCCAGAGCGGGGCAACCTTTAGTGCTGGAACTGCTGGTAGCAATTTAAGCAGTGGTACATCTAGTGCTGAAAGTGCTGGCAGCAATTTAAGCAGTGCTACACCTGGTTATGGAACTGCTGGCAGCCACAGTAGGACAACCTTTATTGCTGGAACTACTAGTAGCAATTTAAGCAGTGGTACATCTAGTGCCGGCAGCAATTTAAGCAGTGGCACACCTGGTTATGGAACTACTAGCAGCCAGAGTAGGGCAACCTTTAGTGCTGGAACTGCTGGTAGCAATTTAAGCAGTGGTACACCTAGTGCTGGAAGTGCTGGCAACAATTTAAGCAGTGGTACACCTGGTTATGGAACTGCTAGCAGCCAGAGTAGGGCAGCCTTTAGTGCTGGAACTGCTGGTAGCAATTTAAGCAGTGGTACACCTAGTGCTGGAAGTAATTTAATCAGCAGGATAGCAAGTGCTGGAACTGCTAGCAGCCAGAGTAGAGCTACCTTTACTGCTGGAACTGCTGGTAGTAATTTAAGCCGTAGTACGTCTAGTGCTGGAAGTGCTGGCAGCATTTCAAGCAGTGGTACACCTAGTTACGGAACTGTTAACAGCGAGGGAAGGGCAACCTTTAGTGCTGGAACTACTGGCAGCAATTTAAGCAGTGCTACACCTAGTTATGGAACAGCTAGCAGTGAGGATAAAGCAACCTTTAGTGCTGAAAGTGCTAGCAGCAATTTAAACAGTGGCACACCTAGAGCTGAAACTGCTAGCAGTGGGTTCGGTAGGAAAACGCCTATTCCAGGAACTGCTAGCAGCGAAAGCACCAGAGCCTTTAGTGCTGGAACAGCTAGCAGTGAGTTCGGTAGGAAAACGCCTATTCCGGGAACTGCTAGCAGCGAAAGCACGAGAGCCTTTAGTGCTGAAGCAGCTAGCAGTGGTGTAAGCAGGGGGACACATGATGGTGATACTCCAAACAAAGAGGTTGGCAGGACTTTGGCCGCAGATGACACTAAAGCTGGTACTGTTGTCATTTTAGCTGCTGAAGGTGTTAATCAGGATCTTAAGGAGGAAAGCAGCGCTCATCTGTCAGATCTTAGCAGGCATGCCAGCAACGGTGGCAATACATATCTATCGAATCCAGAAGAACCTGATTTGTATTTACCCGATCCTGAAGCGACTGACGTTAATATAGATATAGTTGAGGATGAATAATAGTTTGCCAAAACGTTTCGTTAGTtcgattgtaaaaaaattattgtacattgtttcatctttcttctaaataaagatattaattaaaagcttGTATGATTTACCCCCACGTACTTTTATGCCAGAAACCACGATGTTCTTGCGATGGCATAAACATGCGACAAACCGCACAGCAAAGTGGCTTTGATTAGAACAAAAGATTTTATTCTTCCGGCGCGtagatatatcatataattttcttgcaaataatACATGCAAGTGTCTTTTATCACTGAAATTCAAATTACTTGGCTAAATAATTACCAGGATTCATTAAACAGGTATTCTATGTGTGAATAATGTGAATAGAATACATCACTTTTAAAAGAGAAGAACAATTGGGAATGTCCCTGAGAATGACATTGCACATTGTGTATGGCAACATTACCGTCATTAAAACCAATGCGGTATGTTTGTCCAGTGgatattttttacctgtttatgaaccattcattatttttcatccaatgtatttattttttttatttattccttcgctttttttatatagatttattttaattcatccaGATCAAGTTCCATTGAAATGAAGTTGATTTCATCCAAGCCAGgttgtcaatattttttagacattaaaaattaaatactcctTAAACATTGAGCATCCCTTCATCATCCAGATTTGTAAATCgtacttttccttttcatcataaGAACGTCATTATCCACCCGTACGAATGTGCAAATAAGTACTTCCTTTTTCAGTAATACCAGGCCAATGAGCTATTTCATTATCGACAGCTGTTTCCTTTCGTTTTCCGTACTTGCAAgtcacattttagttttcataaattttttgctTAGCAGAATAGTACTTTGCGATGGATTTACCGATCAGCCTCCTCTCTTAGTAAAACAAACAACATGGAGGTCCACGACGAGGAGCCATTTTGATAAGGGTGGATCTGTGTTTGAGAGGTGAGGGGGGTTAACATGGATTACAGTGACGGTTGACTACCGCCATCAATGAGGTTTTCTTTCTAGGGGAGTTAACGTTGAAATCaccgaatgattttaggaattttcCTTGTTACAAATAGGTCTAGGCTCCTCCAATGATTGGTTTCCTACTATAAAACTAAGACTTTCTccacatttatttgtatttttctttaacaaaaaaatagacGGGGAAATGAAGGCCAGTAACTGTTACTTTACGTATGACTGTTAACAAATACGACAAATAGACACTGACAACTTTAGATCTATAACGTTTAATTATCGAACAAACGAAATCTATGTGAAAGGTCACAGGTCAAACGTCAAGGTGTTTAAGCTCTCAACCCTTGATCAACAGAGAAGACGAAAACCGAGTGTACATAAGTAAAAGCATCTCTTTAGAAAGCAAACAGACTCTACCTAAAATTAATTCCGAAAATAGCTTCCTCAGTCTTGGGATCCCCGCCCATCCCCTTTGCAGATCTCTGAGAAATACTCATAATCAACTTTGAAGGTAGCCATTACTGCGGTTCGGGATGATTCAGTAACTTTGCTGGTAACGCTCATTTATCTGAAATGACCGTTTGTCTTCCGTGTGCGTCAGTACTCTTTGGAGGTGTGCAAATGAACCCTcaactctatacatacatacatacacatataacacacacacatatatataatgtatatatatatatatatatatatatatatatatatatatatatatatatatatatatatatatatatataacgtgtgttgTACGTgcgtaatgtgtgtgtgagacattAGTAAATGAAAGCATCAGATGACCATGATCTGAAACTGCTCTTGCGCAAATGAtatatgatggtgatgattatatAGTAATTAGGACATCTCAGTTATCttgtctttccttcttcttcttcttcttcttcttcttcttcttcttcttcttcttcttcttcttcttcttcttcttcttcttattattattattattattattattattattattattattattattattattattattagctaagcTGTGACCTTAGGCGGAAAACCAGA
Protein-coding regions in this window:
- the LOC136849767 gene encoding mucin-21-like, whose product is MNILVCLSALIASAVGRYAYRFSDGYLDILGGEPNRVFDCTGRPYGYYADVATGCQVFHICLPIPNAAGDVVDMAQYSFFCGNQTVFSQDSLTCAHPQFAFPCEESELLFDISNADFGVIPDKDRNSGDFGRRTPSTGTTNDNFGRSVAVAGTASSDLRSGTTNDGTATSENRTAFSVGAASSDLSSEAPNAGSVNSESRTTFSAATAGSDLSSGALSTGTGSSNLSSGTPTPGTASNSLISGTPNAGTARNNLISGTPNAGTASSNLISGKPNAGTATSNLIRGTPNGRTGSSNLTSGTPNSGTASNNLNSVTPNVGTARSNLISGTPNAGTISIDSVSGTPNTGTTRGSSISRTSNAGTASSDLVSGTPSYGTASSESRTTLSAGTASSNLIRGILNAGSAGSNLISRTPSAGFADSQSGATFSAGTAGSNLSSGTSSAESAGSNLSSATPGYGTAGSHSRTTFIAGTTSSNLSSGTSSAGSNLSSGTPGYGTTSSQSRATFSAGTAGSNLSSGTPSAGSAGNNLSSGTPGYGTASSQSRAAFSAGTAGSNLSSGTPSAGSNLISRIASAGTASSQSRATFTAGTAGSNLSRSTSSAGSAGSISSSGTPSYGTVNSEGRATFSAGTTGSNLSSATPSYGTASSEDKATFSAESASSNLNSGTPRAETASSGFGRKTPIPGTASSESTRAFSAGTASSEFGRKTPIPGTASSESTRAFSAEAASSGVSRGTHDGDTPNKEVGRTLAADDTKAGTVVILAAEGVNQDLKEESSAHLSDLSRHASNGGNTYLSNPEEPDLYLPDPEATDVNIDIVEDE